In Desulfitobacterium chlororespirans DSM 11544, one DNA window encodes the following:
- the mscL gene encoding large conductance mechanosensitive channel protein MscL — translation MWKEFKEFAMKGNVIDLAVGVIIGGAFGKIVTSLVNDVIMPLVGLLLGQMDFSNAFITLGKGDFATIAEAQAAKVPTLNYGLFINNIVDFLIIAFTIFIVIKQINRFNRKKEVKEAVVEEKTTKPCPYCYVEIHKEATRCPHCTSVLESP, via the coding sequence ATGTGGAAAGAATTTAAAGAATTTGCCATGAAAGGGAATGTCATTGATCTGGCTGTGGGTGTTATTATCGGAGGCGCTTTTGGCAAAATCGTTACCTCTCTAGTCAATGATGTGATTATGCCTTTGGTAGGTCTTCTTTTGGGTCAGATGGATTTTTCCAATGCCTTTATTACTCTGGGAAAGGGCGATTTTGCTACCATTGCCGAGGCTCAGGCTGCTAAGGTCCCTACCTTGAATTATGGATTATTCATTAATAATATCGTGGATTTTCTGATCATCGCTTTTACTATTTTCATCGTTATTAAACAGATTAACCGGTTTAACAGAAAGAAGGAAGTTAAGGAAGCGGTGGTGGAGGAAAAGACCACCAAGCCCTGTCCCTATTGTTATGTGGAAATCCATAAGGAAGCGACGCGGTGCCCGCATTGCACGTCTGTTTTGGAGAGTCCTTGA